The Vannielia litorea genome segment CCGGGTCGATCCAGCGGTTCACGCCCGGCCCGCAGAGCGCCTCGCCCTGCCAATCCGGGATGATCCAGATCACCGGCCCCGCGAGCCGCCCCGCCACCGCCAGCGCCAGTGCCTGCCGCGCCGGGCCGCAAAACTCATGCACCCGCCCGGTGGCCAGCGCAAACTCCCCGGCTACCACGCAGGGGCGGCGCGGCCGGTGGGGCATATGGGAGAACGGATCGCGGGACATGCCCTCAGAATAATGTTCGCTCTTTGTTCTGTAAAGCTTCCCCCGCCCTATTCATTTTCTTGCTCCAAATATCTCCGGGGGGTGTGGGGGGCTGGCCCCACCACTGAAAGGCGCGGTGTGGGGGGTGCCCCCCACGAGCGTTACACCGCGCGCACCGGCACGAGGTGATTGTCCCAGCTTGCCTCATGCCGGGCCAGCGGCGTGGCGGTGCCATCGGCCTCCAGCGCAAAGAGCCCGCCCATGCCGTCGGAGGCAAAGAACCCCGCGCCGCGCGGGGCAAGGCCGCAGATGTCGGCGCGGCGCCAATGGGCGCGCAGGGTGGCGGTTTCGGCGTCGAAGATCTGCACCTCGCCGCCGCGGGGCGAGGTGATGGCCACGGCCTGCCCATCACCGGAAAAGGCGACAGAGCCGGCATAGCCCTGCATCGCCAGCGCGCGGGCGGGCGGGGCCTCGCAGAGCCGGAGCGGCTCGCCCACCTGCCAGAGGCCGAGCAGTGGCACCGGCTCGGCGACATCGCGCTGCCACTGCATGGCGAAGCCTGCCAGCCCGTCCGGGCGCAGGGCGAGGTGGCGGATGGAATTGGGCCAGAGCGGCTCGGGCAGTTCGGAGACCTCCAGCACCCCTCGGTCGGGCGAGACCACGGCGAGGTTGGGGCGCATGGTGTCGAGGTTCAGCACCTCGCGGCTGCCCGGCCCGGTGCGCAGCCCGCCGTTGGCAACCAGCAGGCTGCGGTCGTCCGGCAGGGTCAGAATTTCATGCGGGCCGATCCCGCCGGAGGGCACCTCGCCGATGCGCGCGTAGCCCTCTTCGGGCGCCCAGAGGCCGATCACCCCCGCGCCGGTGGCATAGTCGTTCTCGGAGGTGGCCAGCACCGCGCCGCCCTCCAGAAACGCCCCGTGACCATAGAAGTGGCGGCCCTCCGGCGCGTCGAGCCGGGCGGTCTGGCGGCCTGTGGCGCAGTCGATCACCAGCGCAAAGCGGCCCGGGCGGCGGGCGAAACCGACGGCTTCGGGGCGTGACGGGTGAGCCGCCGCCGCGTGGCCCCGGTCGGGCAGTGGCAGGCGGAAGCGCAGCGCCCCACCGGCGGAGAGGCCGCAAAGGGCAAAGGCGCCGGAAGCGTCGCGGGCGGCGGCGAGGTACGCGGGCGCCCCGGCATCGGCCCATGAGGCGCGCGGCGCGGCGGCGGCTGCTGCGAGGGAGGCGAGGAAGGCGCGGCGGGGGATCATCGCTCAGTCGCCATCGAGCGCGTTGAAGCCTTGGCCCACGTTCAGATGCGCGCCGATCTCGGCAGCGGCGGTTTCCTTCAGCAGGGCGAGGTAGGAGGTGAGGCTTTCGATCCCCATGCGGGTGGTCGGCTCGGCGACCCCAGCGAAGGCGGGCTCATCAAGGCTATCGAGCCAGGCCTCGGTATCGTTGAAGAGCTTTTGCGTTTCGGACGCCTCGCCATCAGCCAGCAGGGCGGCAAACTCCTCCAGCGCCGCCAGCGAGAGCGCGAGGTTGCGCTGGCTGCGGCCAGAGCGCCAAGCCTCGGCGAGGGTGGGGCGGGGCCGCTCGAAGCTGCCAAGCGGGCGGGCGAGGCGGGCGTCGTCATTGTATTCGATGCCGGTGATGAGCGCGGTGAAGAGCGCCTGTGTGGCTTCGGCGGGGGCGAGGTAGGTGGCGTTACCCGGCTCTCCGGCGGTGCGCAGGGATTGGGCGGCGGCGGGCCAGTCGGCGTTGAGCGTTGCGGCCTTGGCGGCGATGTCGTGGGCGATGGCGCGGGTGAGGGCGCAGGCGTAGCTCTCGGCGGCGTAGCCCGAGAAGGCTTCGTCGTAGAGCATCCGTTCCAGCGCCATGAAGCCCTGCACGGCAACGGATTGTTGGGCGAAACCTTCCGGTGTGACGGCCTTGGGCGCTTCGGCTTTCAGCAGCATGCCGAGTTGGCGGGCGGTGAAGCCCTTGGTGTCGGGCCAGAATTGCAGCGCGATGGGGCCGCCGATCTCTTGCAGGGGGCCGAGGGCGAGGTGCTGGACGCCGATCCATGCGTCGAAGGCGGCGTTATAGGCCGGTTTCAGCGCCTCGGCGGTGCAATCGGCCCGCGCGGCGGCATCGAGCGCGGTGGCGGCCTCGGCAAAGGCGGCGTGGCGCGGCAGGATGTGGCCTTCGATCGCTTCGGGCACACCGGCGTGGAGCGGGGTGGCGAGGAGGGCGATGGCGGCGAGCAGAAGGCGCATGGGCGGTCCTTTCACGAGCGGCGGGACACCGCCCGGCCTACGCCTGCGGCGCGCCGGGAGCAAGGCGTCAGAGGCTTTCGAGGTAGCGCAGCAGGGCGGCGCGGTCTTCAGGCGGCATCTGGGTGACGGCATCGCGCTGGGCCTGCGCTTCGCCGCCGTGCCAGAGGATCGCCTCCAGCAGATTGCGGGCGCGGCCATCGTGCAGTAACTGGGTGTGGCCGCTGACCTGTTCGGTCAGGCCGATGCCCCAGAGCGGCGCAGTGCGCCATTCGCGGCCCGTCGCCCGCGCCTCGGGGCGGTGATCGGCCAGCCCCTCACCCATGTCGTGCAGCAGGAAGTCGGAATAGGGCCAGATGAGCTGGAAGCTCTGCTCGGGCTGGTCCTGCAGCCGGTGGGTGACGAACTTGGGCGTGTGGCAGGAGGTGCAGCCGGTTTCGTAGAACACCTCTTTGCCGCGCAACACCTGCGGGTCATCCACCCCCGCGCGGGCGGGGACGGCGAGGTTGCGGGAATAGAAGGTGACGAGGTCGAGCCCGTCAGCCGCGATCTCGAAGCCGCGCGCATCCTGATCGCCGTGGGGCGCTTGCTGGCAGGCGGCTTGGGCAAGGGCGCAATCGCCCGCGCCGTTGGGGTGCAGGGGCGAGCTGATGCCGATGTCACCGGCGAAGGCGGCGGCGGATTGCTCGCGGATGGTGGGCATGCCGGCCTTGAGGCCGAAGCGCCCG includes the following:
- a CDS encoding DUF1513 domain-containing protein yields the protein MIPRRAFLASLAAAAAAPRASWADAGAPAYLAAARDASGAFALCGLSAGGALRFRLPLPDRGHAAAAHPSRPEAVGFARRPGRFALVIDCATGRQTARLDAPEGRHFYGHGAFLEGGAVLATSENDYATGAGVIGLWAPEEGYARIGEVPSGGIGPHEILTLPDDRSLLVANGGLRTGPGSREVLNLDTMRPNLAVVSPDRGVLEVSELPEPLWPNSIRHLALRPDGLAGFAMQWQRDVAEPVPLLGLWQVGEPLRLCEAPPARALAMQGYAGSVAFSGDGQAVAITSPRGGEVQIFDAETATLRAHWRRADICGLAPRGAGFFASDGMGGLFALEADGTATPLARHEASWDNHLVPVRAV
- a CDS encoding imelysin family protein gives rise to the protein MRLLLAAIALLATPLHAGVPEAIEGHILPRHAAFAEAATALDAAARADCTAEALKPAYNAAFDAWIGVQHLALGPLQEIGGPIALQFWPDTKGFTARQLGMLLKAEAPKAVTPEGFAQQSVAVQGFMALERMLYDEAFSGYAAESYACALTRAIAHDIAAKAATLNADWPAAAQSLRTAGEPGNATYLAPAEATQALFTALITGIEYNDDARLARPLGSFERPRPTLAEAWRSGRSQRNLALSLAALEEFAALLADGEASETQKLFNDTEAWLDSLDEPAFAGVAEPTTRMGIESLTSYLALLKETAAAEIGAHLNVGQGFNALDGD